A stretch of the Vigna radiata var. radiata cultivar VC1973A chromosome 7, Vradiata_ver6, whole genome shotgun sequence genome encodes the following:
- the LOC106768524 gene encoding phospholipase A I isoform X1 yields the protein MSWGLGWKRPSEIFHLTLSYGTDDPPENIARTSSSSRSSSSSSSSLSSSASTSSIISQDQDLGFRIELDWSASEDEDQVALKLQSQLMVALPMPQDTVVVELSPRDDDESVVDLEMKVVKRREPLRAVTMSKVVASGQQSDGTGVLIRLLRSDLPSSTPPSTPIVGDAAVAGSGNHWTSLSVLSLCGCGLSVFPVELTQLPHLEKLYLDNNRLSVLPPELSVLRSLKVLRVDSNMVVSVPAELRQCMQLVELSLEHNKLVRPLLDFRAMAELRVLRLFGNPLEFLPEILPLHKLRHLSLANIRIVADENLRSVNVQIEMENSSYFGASRHRLSAFFSLIFRFSSCHHPLLASALGKIMQDEGNRAFIGKDENAVRQLISMISSDNSHVVEQACSALSSLATGDSVALHLMKADIMQPIRTVLKSGGLEEVISVLQVVVKLAFTSDSVAEKMLTKDILKSLKNLCAHKDPEVQRLALLAVGNLAFCLENRRILVTSESLRELLLRLTVATEPRVYKAAARALAILGENENLRRAIKGRQVAKQGLRILAMDGGGMKGLATVQMLKEIEKGSGKRIHELFDLICGTSTGGMLAVALGIKLMTLEECEDIYKNLGKLVFADSVPKDNEAATWREKLDQLYKSSSQSFRVVVHGSKHSAEQFERLLKEMCADEDGDLMIDSAVKNVPKVFVVSTLVSMMPAQPFIFRNYQYPAGTPEVALTTSDSSGINVLSSTVGEQVGYRRSAFIGSCKHQVWKAIRASSAAPYYLDDFSDDLNRWQDGAIVANNPTIFAIREAQLLWPDTKIDCLVSVGCGSVRTRARKGGWRYLDTGQVLIESSCSVDRVEEALSTLLPMLPEIQYFRFNPVDERCDMELDETDPTNWLKLESAIEEYIQKNHQAFENVCERLLLPFHHEEKWSENLRHKLPKTNEPLEGANGPTLGWRRNVLLVEASHNPDSGKVIHHARELESFCARNGIRLSLIQGLSGIVKTVPSTTFPTPFASPLFTGSFPSSPLMYSPDLGQRIGRIDLVPPLSLDGQLGKTVASPPVSPRGLRQLSLPIKSLHEKLQNSPQVGVIHLSLQNDSDGSIVSWHNDVFVVAEPGELAEKFLQNVKFSLLSTMRSHRRKCATLLANISTISDLVAFKSYFQIGGIVHRYLGRQTLVMEDDKEIASYMFRRTVPSMHLSPEDVRWMVGAWRDRIIICTGTHGPTAALIKAFLDSGAKAIVCPSNEPPESQTSNVDGYQELNAVENGKFEIGEDEADDEAVPNSPVSDWEDSDPERYGDQTLSFWDDDEEELSHFVCHLYDSLFREGASIDVALQHALASYRRMRYVCHLPGEQ from the exons ATGTCTTGGGGTTTGGGTTGGAAGAGACCTTCGGAGATCTTCCACCTCACTCTCAGCTATGGCACCGATGATCCGCCGGAGAATATCGCTCGCACCTCATCCTCTTCCCgctcctcctcttcctcctcttcttccttgTCTTCGTCCGCTTCCACTTCCTCAATCATCTCGCAGGATCAGGACCTCGGGTTTCGCATTGAATTGGATTGGTCAGCGTCGGAGGACGAGGACCAGGTGGCGCTGAAGCTTCAATCGCAGCTGATGGTGGCGCTGCCGATGCCGCAGGACACGGTGGTGGTTGAGCTCTCGCCTCGGGACGATGATGAGAGCGTGGTGGATTTGGAAATGAAGGTTGTTAAGCGACGAGAGCCTCTCAGAGCGGTCACAATGAGCAAAGTTGTTGCCTCCGGTCAGCAGAGCGACGGCACTGGCGTTTTGATACGCTTGTTGCGCTCTGATTTGCCGTCCTCCACGCCGCCGTCGACGCCAATCGTTGGAGATGCCGCCGTTGCCGGCTCCGGCAACCACTGGACCAGTCTCTCTGTTCTGAGCCTATGTGGTTGTGGCTTGTCG GTATTTCCAGTGGAGCTTACACAATTGCCACACCTTGAGAAACTCTATCTTGATAACAACAGGCTAAGTGTTTTGCCGCCTGAGCTCAGTGTGCTAAGAAGCTTAAAAGTGCTCAGGGTTGACAGCAACATGGTTGTTTCGGTGCCTG CGGAACTGAGACAGTGTATGCAGTTGGTGGAGTTGTCATTGGAACATAACAAGCTTGTTAGGCCACTTCTTGACTTCAG GGCTATGGCTGAACTACGGGTTCTTAGGCTATTTGGAAATCCTCTTGAGTTTCTTCCTGAAATTTTGCCCCTCCATAAACTTCGCCACCTTTCTCTTGCAAATATTAGGATTGTGGCAGATGAAAATTTGAGATCGGTGAATGTCCAAATAGAG ATGGAAAACAGTTCTTATTTTGGTGCTTCTAGGCATAGACTCAGTGCCTTCTTCTCTCTTATATTCCGCTTTTCTTCTTGTCATCATCCTTTACTAGCATCTGCACTGGGAAAGATAATGCAAGACGAAGGAAATAGAGCCTTTATAGGTAAAGATGAGAATGCAGTGCGACAGCTTATAAGCATGATAAGTAGTGACAACAGTCATGTG GTTGAACAAGCCTGCTCTGCTCTTTCATCCCTTGCCACTGGTGATTCCGTAGCATTGCATCTGATGAAAGCAGACATCATGCAACCAATTAGGACAGTTCTGAAGTCTGGTGGTCTGGAAGAGGTAATATCTGTATTGCAAGTTGTGGTCAAGTTGGCTTTCACTTCTGATAGTGTGGCTGAGAAGATGTTGACCaaggatattttaaaatcattgaaaaacTTATGTGCCCATAAAGATCCAGAG GTACAAAGGCTAGCATTGTTAGCTGTTGGGAATTTAGCCTTTTGTCTGGAAAATCGTCGAATACTTGTTACTTCTGAAAGCTTACGGGAACTTCTCTTGCGCCTGACTGTTGCAACTGAGCCACGTGTTTATAAAGCTGCTGCTCGTGCTTTGGCAATTCTTG gAGAAAATGAAAACCTGAGGCGCGCAATTAAGGGGAGACAAGTGGCAAAGCAGGGACTACGCATACTCGCAATGGATGGAGGTGGAATGAAAGGTCTAGCAACTGTACAAATGCTAAAGGAAATTGAAAAGGGATCTGGAAAACGAATACATGAGTTGTTTGATTTAATATGCGGCACTTCAACGGGAGGAATGCTAGCTGTTGCGCTTGGGATTAAGTTAATGACTTTGGAAGAATGTGAAGATATATACAAAAATCTCG GGAAGCTTGTTTTTGCTGACTCTGTTCCCAAGGACAATGAAGCTGCTACTTGGCGAGAAAAATTGGATCAACTTTATAAAAGTTCATCACAGAGCTTTAGGGTTGTTGTTCATGGATCAAAA CACAGTGCAGAACAGTTTGAGAGGCTATTGAAGGAAATGTGTGCTGATGAGGATGGAGATCTAATGATAGATTCTGCTGTGAAAAATGTGCCCAAAGTTTTTGTTGTATCAACCTTGGTGAGCATGATGCCTGCACAGCCCTTCATATTCCGCAATTATCAg TACCCTGCTGGAACACCTGAGGTTGCTCTTACAACATCAGATAGTTCAGGGATCAATGTATTGTCATCGACTGTGGGTGAACAGGTTGGCTATAGGCGCAGTGCTTTCATTGGAAGCTGTAAGCATCAAGTATGGAAGGCCATCAGAGCGTCGTCTGCTGCTCCATATTATCTAGACGATTTCTCAGATG ATCTCAATCGCTGGCAAGATGGTGCAATAGTGGCAAACAATCCTACAATTTTTGCCATAAGAGAAGCACAACTTCTGTGGCCTGACACAAAAATTGACTGTCTGGTTTCCGTAGGATGTGGTTCTGTTCGAACTAGG GCACGGAAAGGAGGTTGGCGGTATCTGGATACGGGGCAGGTATTGATTGAAAGTTCATGTTCTGTTGATCGGGTGGAGGAAGCTTTAAGTACATTGTTACCTATGCTTCCTGAGATACAATATTTTCGTTTCAATCCAG TTGATGAACGTTGTGATATGGAACTTGATGAGACAGATCCAACTAACTGGCTAAAGTTGGAATCTGCAATTGAAGAGTATATACAAAAGAATCATCAAGCATTTGAAAATGTGTGTGAGAGATTGCTCCTTCCATTCCATCACGAGGAGAAGTGGTCAGAAAATCTGAGACATAAATTACCCAAGACAAACGAACCACTTGAGG gAGCCAATGGCCCAACCTTAGGGTGGAGGCGTAATGTACTTCTGGTTGAAGCGTCACATAATCCAGATTCTGGAAAAGTGATCCACCATGCCAGGGAACTTGAGTCATTTTGTGCTCGTAATGGCATACGTTTGTCCCTCATACAGGGTTTGTCTGGGATTGTGAAGACAGTGCCATCAACAACATTCCCAACTCCATTTGCATCGCCTTTGTTTACAGGAAGCTTCCCTTCAAGTCCCCTCATGTATAGTCCTGATCTTGGTCAGAGGATTGGACGAATTGATCTGGTCCCACCACTGAGTTTAGATGGTCAATTGGGAAAAACAGTTGCATCACCTCCGGTGTCACCTCGAGGTCTTAGACAGCTCTCTTTGCCCATTAAATCATTGCATGAGAAATTGCAGAATTCACCACAAGTGGGTGTTATACATCTGTCTCTTCAAAACGACTCTGATGGCTCAATTGTTAG TTGGCACAATGATGTGTTTGTGGTGGCTGAACCTGGAGAGCTTGCCGAGAAATTTCTACAAAATGTTAAGTTCAGTTTGTTGTCAACAATGAGGAGCCATCGCAGAAAGTGTGCAACTCTCCTGGCAAACATTTCTACTATTTCTGATTTAGTTGCCTTTAAATCCTATTTTCAAATTGGAGGCATTGTCCACCGATATCTAGGCCGTCAAACCCTA GTTATGgaagatgataaagaaattGCTTCATATATGTTTCGTAGAACAGTCCCTTCTATGCACCTATCCCCTGAGGATGTACGATGGATG GTTGGAGCTTGGAGAGACAGGATCATAATATGCACAGGGACACATGGACCTACTGCTGCTCTTATAAAGGCCTTTCTAGACTCCGGTGCCAAAGCTATTGTTTGTCCTTCAAATGAACCTCCAGAGTCTCAGACGAGCAATGTTGATGGTTACCAAGAGTTGAATGCGgtggaaaatggaaaatttgaaattggaGAGGATGAAGCAGATGATGAGGCCGTACCCAACAGTCCAGTAAGTGACTGGGAAGATAGTGACCCTGAGAGATATGGGGACCAAACTTTGTCTTTTTGGGACGATGATGAAGAGGAACTGTCACATTTTGTTTGCCATTTGTATGATTCTTTGTTCAGGGAAGGTGCTAGCATCGATGTTGCTTTGCAACATGCTCTTGCCTCGTATAGAAGAATGAGGTATGTGTGCCATCTCCCCGGCGAACAATAA
- the LOC111241977 gene encoding uncharacterized protein LOC111241977 → MIREASSLATGDESDLVSPPPRHEKWKRARTKPSGEYTSEETRLVAEKIDNLVEKSSQGSFTQEGRDDILAVAIGRLEHPGYIRGVGRGVGLKQFFGGPTRKVTLSQLSESDKKVLKNEFKKELFPELRDELLAEIKSEMAPIGLAIQVPPKGASHVASTKGSCPLPEESGDGADVPVDCELYVDDPHLHLVALGKFNTSVSLLSLLNHLNLHPHS, encoded by the exons ATGATCCGTGAGGCCTCTTCCTTAGCTACCGGTGATGAGTCAGATTTGGTATCTCCACCTCCACGTcatgagaaatggaagagaGCTCGCACTAAGCCATCAGGAGAATACACTTCGGAAGAAACTCGACTTGTAGCGGAGAAGATT GATAACTTAGTGGAAAAAAGCTCTCAAGGATCATTCACTCAAGAAGGCCGGGATGACATATTAGCGGTTGCCATTGGACGTCTGGAGCATCCAGGATATATCCGTGGTGTTGGACGAGGGGTAGGACTCAAGCAATTCTTTGGTGGTCCTACTCGAAAGGTTACTTTATCACAACTTAGTGAATCCGATAAAAAGGTGttaaaaaatgagtttaagaAAGAATTGTTCCCAGAATTGAGGGATGAGTTATTGGCAGAAATCAAATCAGAGATGGCACCCATAGGATTGGCTATTCAAGTTCCACCAAAGGGGGCTTCTCATGTTGCTAGCACAAAGGGGAGTTGTCCTCTTCCTGAGGAATCAGGGGATGGTGCTGATGTCCCTGTTGATTGTGAATTGTATGTTGATGATCCCCACTTGCATTTGGTGGCTTTAGGTAAATTTAACACAAGTGTATCATTGCTATCATTGCTGAATCATTTAAATCTACATCCACATTCCTga
- the LOC106768524 gene encoding phospholipase A I isoform X2, giving the protein MSWGLGWKRPSEIFHLTLSYGTDDPPENIARTSSSSRSSSSSSSSLSSSASTSSIISQDQDLGFRIELDWSASEDEDQVALKLQSQLMVALPMPQDTVVVELSPRDDDESVVDLEMKVVKRREPLRAVTMSKVVASGQQSDGTGVLIRLLRSDLPSSTPPSTPIVGDAAVAGSGNHWTSLSVLSLCGCGLSVFPVELTQLPHLEKLYLDNNRLSVLPPELSVLRSLKVLRVDSNMVVSVPAELRQCMQLVELSLEHNKLVRPLLDFRAMAELRVLRLFGNPLEFLPEILPLHKLRHLSLANIRIVADENLRSVNVQIEMENSSYFGASRHRLSAFFSLIFRFSSCHHPLLASALGKIMQDEGNRAFIGKDENAVRQLISMISSDNSHVVEQACSALSSLATGDSVALHLMKADIMQPIRTVLKSGGLEEVQRLALLAVGNLAFCLENRRILVTSESLRELLLRLTVATEPRVYKAAARALAILGENENLRRAIKGRQVAKQGLRILAMDGGGMKGLATVQMLKEIEKGSGKRIHELFDLICGTSTGGMLAVALGIKLMTLEECEDIYKNLGKLVFADSVPKDNEAATWREKLDQLYKSSSQSFRVVVHGSKHSAEQFERLLKEMCADEDGDLMIDSAVKNVPKVFVVSTLVSMMPAQPFIFRNYQYPAGTPEVALTTSDSSGINVLSSTVGEQVGYRRSAFIGSCKHQVWKAIRASSAAPYYLDDFSDDLNRWQDGAIVANNPTIFAIREAQLLWPDTKIDCLVSVGCGSVRTRARKGGWRYLDTGQVLIESSCSVDRVEEALSTLLPMLPEIQYFRFNPVDERCDMELDETDPTNWLKLESAIEEYIQKNHQAFENVCERLLLPFHHEEKWSENLRHKLPKTNEPLEGANGPTLGWRRNVLLVEASHNPDSGKVIHHARELESFCARNGIRLSLIQGLSGIVKTVPSTTFPTPFASPLFTGSFPSSPLMYSPDLGQRIGRIDLVPPLSLDGQLGKTVASPPVSPRGLRQLSLPIKSLHEKLQNSPQVGVIHLSLQNDSDGSIVSWHNDVFVVAEPGELAEKFLQNVKFSLLSTMRSHRRKCATLLANISTISDLVAFKSYFQIGGIVHRYLGRQTLVMEDDKEIASYMFRRTVPSMHLSPEDVRWMVGAWRDRIIICTGTHGPTAALIKAFLDSGAKAIVCPSNEPPESQTSNVDGYQELNAVENGKFEIGEDEADDEAVPNSPVSDWEDSDPERYGDQTLSFWDDDEEELSHFVCHLYDSLFREGASIDVALQHALASYRRMRYVCHLPGEQ; this is encoded by the exons ATGTCTTGGGGTTTGGGTTGGAAGAGACCTTCGGAGATCTTCCACCTCACTCTCAGCTATGGCACCGATGATCCGCCGGAGAATATCGCTCGCACCTCATCCTCTTCCCgctcctcctcttcctcctcttcttccttgTCTTCGTCCGCTTCCACTTCCTCAATCATCTCGCAGGATCAGGACCTCGGGTTTCGCATTGAATTGGATTGGTCAGCGTCGGAGGACGAGGACCAGGTGGCGCTGAAGCTTCAATCGCAGCTGATGGTGGCGCTGCCGATGCCGCAGGACACGGTGGTGGTTGAGCTCTCGCCTCGGGACGATGATGAGAGCGTGGTGGATTTGGAAATGAAGGTTGTTAAGCGACGAGAGCCTCTCAGAGCGGTCACAATGAGCAAAGTTGTTGCCTCCGGTCAGCAGAGCGACGGCACTGGCGTTTTGATACGCTTGTTGCGCTCTGATTTGCCGTCCTCCACGCCGCCGTCGACGCCAATCGTTGGAGATGCCGCCGTTGCCGGCTCCGGCAACCACTGGACCAGTCTCTCTGTTCTGAGCCTATGTGGTTGTGGCTTGTCG GTATTTCCAGTGGAGCTTACACAATTGCCACACCTTGAGAAACTCTATCTTGATAACAACAGGCTAAGTGTTTTGCCGCCTGAGCTCAGTGTGCTAAGAAGCTTAAAAGTGCTCAGGGTTGACAGCAACATGGTTGTTTCGGTGCCTG CGGAACTGAGACAGTGTATGCAGTTGGTGGAGTTGTCATTGGAACATAACAAGCTTGTTAGGCCACTTCTTGACTTCAG GGCTATGGCTGAACTACGGGTTCTTAGGCTATTTGGAAATCCTCTTGAGTTTCTTCCTGAAATTTTGCCCCTCCATAAACTTCGCCACCTTTCTCTTGCAAATATTAGGATTGTGGCAGATGAAAATTTGAGATCGGTGAATGTCCAAATAGAG ATGGAAAACAGTTCTTATTTTGGTGCTTCTAGGCATAGACTCAGTGCCTTCTTCTCTCTTATATTCCGCTTTTCTTCTTGTCATCATCCTTTACTAGCATCTGCACTGGGAAAGATAATGCAAGACGAAGGAAATAGAGCCTTTATAGGTAAAGATGAGAATGCAGTGCGACAGCTTATAAGCATGATAAGTAGTGACAACAGTCATGTG GTTGAACAAGCCTGCTCTGCTCTTTCATCCCTTGCCACTGGTGATTCCGTAGCATTGCATCTGATGAAAGCAGACATCATGCAACCAATTAGGACAGTTCTGAAGTCTGGTGGTCTGGAAGAG GTACAAAGGCTAGCATTGTTAGCTGTTGGGAATTTAGCCTTTTGTCTGGAAAATCGTCGAATACTTGTTACTTCTGAAAGCTTACGGGAACTTCTCTTGCGCCTGACTGTTGCAACTGAGCCACGTGTTTATAAAGCTGCTGCTCGTGCTTTGGCAATTCTTG gAGAAAATGAAAACCTGAGGCGCGCAATTAAGGGGAGACAAGTGGCAAAGCAGGGACTACGCATACTCGCAATGGATGGAGGTGGAATGAAAGGTCTAGCAACTGTACAAATGCTAAAGGAAATTGAAAAGGGATCTGGAAAACGAATACATGAGTTGTTTGATTTAATATGCGGCACTTCAACGGGAGGAATGCTAGCTGTTGCGCTTGGGATTAAGTTAATGACTTTGGAAGAATGTGAAGATATATACAAAAATCTCG GGAAGCTTGTTTTTGCTGACTCTGTTCCCAAGGACAATGAAGCTGCTACTTGGCGAGAAAAATTGGATCAACTTTATAAAAGTTCATCACAGAGCTTTAGGGTTGTTGTTCATGGATCAAAA CACAGTGCAGAACAGTTTGAGAGGCTATTGAAGGAAATGTGTGCTGATGAGGATGGAGATCTAATGATAGATTCTGCTGTGAAAAATGTGCCCAAAGTTTTTGTTGTATCAACCTTGGTGAGCATGATGCCTGCACAGCCCTTCATATTCCGCAATTATCAg TACCCTGCTGGAACACCTGAGGTTGCTCTTACAACATCAGATAGTTCAGGGATCAATGTATTGTCATCGACTGTGGGTGAACAGGTTGGCTATAGGCGCAGTGCTTTCATTGGAAGCTGTAAGCATCAAGTATGGAAGGCCATCAGAGCGTCGTCTGCTGCTCCATATTATCTAGACGATTTCTCAGATG ATCTCAATCGCTGGCAAGATGGTGCAATAGTGGCAAACAATCCTACAATTTTTGCCATAAGAGAAGCACAACTTCTGTGGCCTGACACAAAAATTGACTGTCTGGTTTCCGTAGGATGTGGTTCTGTTCGAACTAGG GCACGGAAAGGAGGTTGGCGGTATCTGGATACGGGGCAGGTATTGATTGAAAGTTCATGTTCTGTTGATCGGGTGGAGGAAGCTTTAAGTACATTGTTACCTATGCTTCCTGAGATACAATATTTTCGTTTCAATCCAG TTGATGAACGTTGTGATATGGAACTTGATGAGACAGATCCAACTAACTGGCTAAAGTTGGAATCTGCAATTGAAGAGTATATACAAAAGAATCATCAAGCATTTGAAAATGTGTGTGAGAGATTGCTCCTTCCATTCCATCACGAGGAGAAGTGGTCAGAAAATCTGAGACATAAATTACCCAAGACAAACGAACCACTTGAGG gAGCCAATGGCCCAACCTTAGGGTGGAGGCGTAATGTACTTCTGGTTGAAGCGTCACATAATCCAGATTCTGGAAAAGTGATCCACCATGCCAGGGAACTTGAGTCATTTTGTGCTCGTAATGGCATACGTTTGTCCCTCATACAGGGTTTGTCTGGGATTGTGAAGACAGTGCCATCAACAACATTCCCAACTCCATTTGCATCGCCTTTGTTTACAGGAAGCTTCCCTTCAAGTCCCCTCATGTATAGTCCTGATCTTGGTCAGAGGATTGGACGAATTGATCTGGTCCCACCACTGAGTTTAGATGGTCAATTGGGAAAAACAGTTGCATCACCTCCGGTGTCACCTCGAGGTCTTAGACAGCTCTCTTTGCCCATTAAATCATTGCATGAGAAATTGCAGAATTCACCACAAGTGGGTGTTATACATCTGTCTCTTCAAAACGACTCTGATGGCTCAATTGTTAG TTGGCACAATGATGTGTTTGTGGTGGCTGAACCTGGAGAGCTTGCCGAGAAATTTCTACAAAATGTTAAGTTCAGTTTGTTGTCAACAATGAGGAGCCATCGCAGAAAGTGTGCAACTCTCCTGGCAAACATTTCTACTATTTCTGATTTAGTTGCCTTTAAATCCTATTTTCAAATTGGAGGCATTGTCCACCGATATCTAGGCCGTCAAACCCTA GTTATGgaagatgataaagaaattGCTTCATATATGTTTCGTAGAACAGTCCCTTCTATGCACCTATCCCCTGAGGATGTACGATGGATG GTTGGAGCTTGGAGAGACAGGATCATAATATGCACAGGGACACATGGACCTACTGCTGCTCTTATAAAGGCCTTTCTAGACTCCGGTGCCAAAGCTATTGTTTGTCCTTCAAATGAACCTCCAGAGTCTCAGACGAGCAATGTTGATGGTTACCAAGAGTTGAATGCGgtggaaaatggaaaatttgaaattggaGAGGATGAAGCAGATGATGAGGCCGTACCCAACAGTCCAGTAAGTGACTGGGAAGATAGTGACCCTGAGAGATATGGGGACCAAACTTTGTCTTTTTGGGACGATGATGAAGAGGAACTGTCACATTTTGTTTGCCATTTGTATGATTCTTTGTTCAGGGAAGGTGCTAGCATCGATGTTGCTTTGCAACATGCTCTTGCCTCGTATAGAAGAATGAGGTATGTGTGCCATCTCCCCGGCGAACAATAA
- the LOC106766576 gene encoding uncharacterized protein LOC106766576: MGAPTPVAVGTRGTIGSLVRKEIEYFSKFELENSQRPQPHYVCRPSFWVFLMTGKRRKRRDNSVFLPKMCSVTQVVKSSEWNRVPGYGYRILKDDINNIHL; the protein is encoded by the coding sequence ATGGGTGCTCCTACTCCAGTTGCTGTAGGAACAAGAGGCACAATTGGATCCCTTGTGAGGAAGGAAATTGAGTACTTCTCCAAATTTGAGTTAGAAAACTCCCAGAGGCCTCAACCTCATTATGTTTGCAGACCTAGTTTTTGGGTGTTTCTGATGACaggaaagagaaggaaaagaagagataaCAGTGTGTTTCTCCCAAAAATGTGTTCTGTTACACAAGTGGTGAAGAGCAGTGAGTGGAACAGAGTTCCTGGTTATGGCTACAGGATCCTCAAGGATGACATCAATAACATTCATCTCTGA
- the LOC111242090 gene encoding F-box/kelch-repeat protein At3g23880-like codes for MIMEILLKLNVKSLVRCKSVCKSWLYLISDSHFKKLHFDLSAATEKFMFVSNRKLLTIDFNASLHYDSSCVHFKVPHRIFHPYYFKFGGSCRGFLVLESWKHKYLWNPCTGFYKQVCMSPIEYSLENNPNYDLLFRGLGYDPLTDDYLVVQLFNKLYSNDRKYAEVFSIRANKWMEIEPVNLSFTSCYWDNYRPGRVLNNVIYWLGCSFKEETTIFILGFDVTERMFFEIAAPVDVAPVNFANSMDRKALSEVAGLLSLCVYKESNHSIEIWSMKEYRVESSWTKTSVVSLVVPCRLINLLYVTKDGDIVGKDENKLIK; via the coding sequence ATGATTATGGAAATCTTGTTGAAGTTAAATGTGAAGTCTCTTGTTCGATGCAAAAGCGTGTGTAAGTCGTGGTTATATTTGATATCTGATTCTCACTTTAAAAAATTGCATTTTGATCTCTCTGCTGCAACAGAGAAATTTATGTTCGTTTCAAATCGGAAACTCCTCACCATAGACTTCAATGCCTCCCTACACTATGATTCTAGTTGTGTTCACTTCAAAGTACCACATAGAATTTTTCatccttattattttaaatttggagGTTCTTGTCGGggatttttagttttagaaagTTGGAAGCATAAGTACCTGTGGAACCCATGCACAGGTTTCTACAAACAAGTTTGTATGTCACCCATTGAATATTCCCTTGAAAATAATCCTAATTATGATCTGTTGTTTCGAGGTTTGGGGTATGACCCATTAACTGATGACTACTTGGTGGTTCAACTTTTCAATAAACTTTACAGTAATGATAGAAAATATGCAGAGGTGTTCTCGATCAGAGCTAATAAGTGGATGGAAATTGAACCTGTCAATTTGTCCTTCACATCATGTTACTGGGACAATTATAGGCCAGGCAGAGTTTTGAATAATGTCATTTATTGGTTGGGTTGCTCTTTTAAGGAAGAGACGACTATTTTTATCCTTGGCTTTGATGTGACAGAAAGGATGTTTTTTGAGATAGCTGCACCAGTTGATGTTGCACCAGTTAATTTTGCGAATAGCATGGATAGAAAAGCTTTGAGTGAAGTTGCAGGATTGCTTAGTCTATGTGTTTATAAAGAGAGCAACCATTCAATAGAAATATGGAGTATGAAAGAATACAGAGTAGAATCATCTTGGACCAAGACTAGTGTGGTGTCTCTTGTTGTTCCATGCAGATTGATCAACCTACTTTACGTAACAAAAGATGGTGATATTGTTGGAAAAGATGAGAATAAATTGatcaaa